The Tripterygium wilfordii isolate XIE 37 chromosome 21, ASM1340144v1, whole genome shotgun sequence genome segment CGAAAAGAACGTAGAAGAAAATGACTATCCTGCACTTTACCATCAGACTAACACCATCTTTGGAATGGAATATATGAGAAGATTGAGAAAGAATCACTCCAATTACCTAAATTTATTTAAGGTTAACATGCCTACTAAAAGAAGTGAATAACACAACAGAAAACCAATGGAAAAACAAATAATCAGAAGGTAAAATTATCTTCCTAGATCAAAGCATAAATACAACAAAAGACTATCCTTCCAGCCACAACTGTACATGTCACCTATCTAGTATCTACTTCATCAATTATGGAGGTTAGACAGATGCACCACGTACAGAAAATCCCAAGACATTCAATATTCAACATCTACCACTGCTAACACACTATCCACAGCTTGCAGAACTTCACCCTCAATATTCTGTCATATGCTACTAACATTCTTTCTACCTAATTCCGAGGATCGCTACTGCTATTTTTACATGCTATAACCAACTGCTTCATACATCTATTATTATGTTCAGGCAATGAGCATCCATCTTCATTCATCGTCAGCGTCTTTCACCAACTAATCTGGAGGCACTTGAATCGGACATACATATACGTGTTACAACTGCATTTCTACAATTTCTTTATGGTAACTGATCAGAGGCCGATGCTTATTGCTTTGATCTTGATTTCCCGACCTTGTGCGTCCACTTACTCTGCATTCCATAAAAAAACAgttgcattaaaataaaatgGGCGCTGGCTTCGCATATGTAGTAATTCATAGACTAAAAGCAAAGTCTGAGGATGATTACAAGAGGCTCATCATCAGAGATCTCAGCATCTTCATCAACTGGAAGATTCGACAATTCCATGTCGGATTTCTTTGAATTCATATCTTGCTTTTCTACAGAACCGAGTTTGTCTTCATCAGCTTCTGTAGAGGCTTCATTTGATTCATCAGCCTCTTTCCCTTCTGAAATAGATTCCTCTTGAGCATCATGATTTTCAGCATCTTTTGGGCTGCCCTTTATAGGCTCATCAACTTTTCCCGTGGATTCAGATTTTCCCTCTCCATCTAATTCTTCTATTTGGCTAAGAACCTTCGCTCGTTCTTCAAATGTTTCCCCAGAAGTAAATGTCACTTCCTTATCGGATTCTCCATCGTCTGTTGGGTTATCATCCACCCTTTCTGCATGCTCGCCTCGAGTATCACCTACAAGAGAACAATGTGAAGATTACAAAAAAGAACAGCATATCTTCTACAGTAAGGCTGTGCCAAATTTTCTGAGAATGATGCAAAAGGCAACTTCTACATGCATAGGGTCACTAACTCACTATCCACCACCCTTGCTGTAATATAAATAACACACATATTCTCGCGGATTTATAGAACAAATCGTCTTAGAACATATGTATTTGTGGCCGATTCAAACATCTACAAAAAGACCTACCGTAAGATCTAAGAATTACATATCCCATAATCCACAACACTTCTCTATTGATAATGAttgtaaaaaggtaaacaacaccagttgcacaaggctcccacaatggATGGAGTTaagaacatgcaagatgtacgcagccTTTACCCatacataatatgtagagacgactttttaggaattgaacttgtaatATCTAGGTTACACCCCACCCCTGCAACCCTTATCACTAGGCCACACATTCGCCtgcaaaaggtaaacaacactaaTTGCACAAGGCTCCCCCAATGGATAGAGTcgggaacatgcaagatgtacgtagaccttacccccacataatatatggagagattgCTTCCAAGAATTGAATCTATCACCTCTAAGTTGATAATCACTGTATATGAGAAAATTTATAACTTCCTTCCAGGAATAGAGAGAATAATTATAGCTTCCTAAACATAGATTGTCCTTTGGAGTTTGGTCTAGCCCATCGTCAAAACATCAACACAACATTCAGAAATTTGGTCAGCTCAATCCACCCCTCATTTTTCCACGTTTAGTTGAACAATTTGAGTTTCagatacatatatgtttgtccTGATCACATGTAAATCCTCGTTCACAGCAGAAACAACCATTTTAGAATAACCCCGCAACAAAGTGAGATTAACATACCTCGACATCTATGATCAGTCACAAGATTTggataaaaaaggaaaataaaggaAATGTTTTGGTCATTTTAGTGACATAATTCTGAGAAGTAAAAAATGAGACATTTCACCTGATTTTACATGATCACTTTTCAATGATGGGGAGGGTTCCGAATTGGAAAAATCCGAATCCCCTTTGGCCTCGGCCTCAGAGAAATCACTTTTCGATGCACCTTTTTGCAAGCGCTTCAAGTTTTTCTTTGGAGTTCTTTTTCCTTTAACTCTGTAGGAAAAGACACTTATTCATAATCCAGCTTGGAAACTTAAATAAGCAGTAGTTGCAATTGGGATGAAAAAAGCATTACTCACATCTTTATTGACTTCTTATCCTGACGAGAGCCACCTGAAGTTTTTTGTGCTAGTACAGGCAACCTGTATGAAAATAAATGATATGAAAGAAAGAACAGAAGATACGTCCCCAAACTAAGCATCACATGATATTATATGTAGCACCAACGGCATAAACCACACCATGAGACAAAACAAAGCACGGGAATACTCCAATAGGTTTATGCAGACATAAATTTTCACTagacaatgaaaatgaaaatttgtcaATTTGAGAAAATCATAAGTCTAAATACTTACACTCCTGTAGAAACGGGACGCTTCAATGAACTTGGTTTCTGCACATATAATATGGAAAATGAACTAATTAATCACTAGCGGTTCATATTCCATAAACCATACAATAACTTTCTCTAACTTCAATGAAATAATAACAGGAAATGAAGATCTTGACCTTTTTAGACTTGCGGCCATTATCAACAAGGTTCCACCGCTCTCTATCTAAACGGAGTACTTCAACATCTCCATCCTCATATAATAACTAAAGACACCAAATATAAGTATTGTCAAGAAAGTCATGTATGACTAAAGGTAAGATATCTCATAATAAGACCAGCAATGGTGAAGCTTACCACATGCTTCCTTTTTATGGGGTCATAAGACTTAACAGTGCCTTCATAAAACCTGCCATATTGAGCAGTGAGAAAAATCACCGCCGAAGTATTCAAGCAATATTATACAGAAATGCTCTTTCGCTTATGGAGTTACAACAATGATAACAACAATAGCAGAGCCAAAATGTTGAAAAGAAGTACAAAACCAGAACAATTGGATGCAGGAAAAGCAGAGTCTCTCACAATACAATCTTTTTTAGATAACTGTCTCAAGTGGTTCAATGGTAACCCTACTAAAAGCCCAAAACTTAAGGTAAGGATGATATGCAAAGCAATTTGGGTGAAAAAAGAGCCATCTCAAATGGTACAATGGTAACTCTACTGAAAGCCAAAAACTCAAAGTAAGGATGATATGCAAAGCAATTTGGATGGATAACTGAAAGTCTGAAACCAAGCTCCATGTCAGATGATAGAAACTCCTCAACAAGACATTGGCCTtcacaaaacaatcaaaccagATGGGATTGAGAAAGAAACTATGATGCAACTAAATCTGATGACCAGCAAGATACGATCAAATGATTACTGCGAAATTCATGTGTATATCAATccatatgaatttaataggaaAAAGTTCAAGGGAACTTAATGCAGTAGCACTCATATACATGACATAGAAAGTATCACCACATGACCGATAAATGTTGGAAAAGCTTATCTCTAAATCCAgatcatatatatttgtttctcCTTCCATATTAATTGAATGGAAAACATAAGATCTTTTTGATGCCTCATGATGAAAAGATACTCACTGCTTATCCATAGGCCACCAAACTTTGATCCTGTAGCCAGTCAAGTTTTCAATATCAATGCCAGCTTTCCTTGTTTTGCactgaaaatattaaaaatgaaGAGTTAATTATTAAGTTAGAAGCTAGCTATGGTTTTGTAGTTGGAGTCAGAGAGAGAAGTCAGAAGAATAGTTATTAAAAATAAGCAAGGACGAAAAAACAGGTATTAAAAATGCTTAGCATAACAAGACACACCtacttgaatatatatatatatatatacacaatataaCAGCATGATTGAGTTTTACATAATGAAATTGGACCAAAAAATCAACAGCAAATTTACTTTCAGCTTACTTGAGCATTTTATCTAGAGCATGCTGAAGTGGATAGTCAAGGTCTTGATAGTCAAGGTACATTTACATATTGATAttgaagatttgaagatagGCTGTGATTCATGTTGTGGAAAAGAAACCACCCCTTTAAGATCAATTATATCATCAATTCCATCACAGCTGGGGAAACAGTACAAGATTCTAATCAAACTGTTAAGTCACCACTATCTTGTAAGTGAATAATTGGAAGGACACCTTGCATTTATTGCTGCGGCTTTGACTCTAATAACTGAGAAGAGgtcaaaattatatttaatttgtatttCGCACCTATCAGCAATTGAAAtatggaaaatgaaaaaaaaattgtgtcagGGAGGGTAAAGAAgtagaaaggggaaaaaaggggATAAAAAAGTAAGCTACCAAAAGACAAGGGCACAAATAAGTATCATATACTTTAGGCTATTCAACAAAGGCTCTATATTAGCATCAATATTTTGCACAGCATCGTGAAACAAAATAGCAAAGCTATTGTAAATGCAAACCCAATTGGGCTTTAACAAGAAAGCGCTATGATATTAGTCAGAATTAACAAAAAGTGTTCACCTTTGCCAATCCTGCAATGCTTCTTCGTTTCCTCTTCTTGGTCGATCCACTGAGAGACTTAACATCATTAGTTGTGTTGGCCAGATCAGACTCCATCAGAACATTAGACTTCTGCAAGAAACAGAAAAGAAGTAGACATTTACAAGTGTTGCCACAACAAAAGGTAATAGTAAATCAAGAAGTACTTGAGCAATAAATATTTTACCGATGCATAGCTGTCATCAGTTTTTCCATCTTCATTTGCCTTCCCAATGATGGTGAAATCAGAAACTTTGCTTTTACGTTTTGATGAAACACTACGATTCTTTCGAACGCATGATGCCAACAAATCTGACTCAGTGCCTTCAACCATGTTTGTCAGCATAGAGTTTTTGTTTTCCGAATCAGATTGGAAGTCAACGTCTATTTCAGATGGGGAAATTCTTGCATGACGCAAATCATCTGCTGAAGATTGTAAAGAAGCCTTTGAAGTACTCTTTGGTGATCTGAAAGCACTATGTGCTGATGATGACCTGCGGCGTTTAGGGACTGGAATAGATGTTGCACCACTGGCTTTTCTTTTACCAACCTCTTTATGGTCCGGATCTGATTTGATCTTCGGCCTTGGAATATGCTTGTGACCATTGCTTGATTCAAACTTACTAGATGAGTCTAGATTATCAAAATTTATTTCCCTCACCATCTTCAAGATATCAACGTCGTCATTGTTTTCTTCTGCTGGCAAAGACTTGTTCATCTTGGCCTTTCCTGCCTTGGCTCCCTGAGATTTTAAACGTTTTATGATTTTCCCTAGAGGCACTTCACTCCCTTCGGTTTCACTGTCCTTCAGTATCTCATCCTGAGCTGCTTCTGTCTTAATCTGATGAATTGGAGGACAGGTATGAACGTTAATGACAGTACACACCTAGCACTAATATCATTTCATCTAAACCATTTTAAAGAATTAGAACATACTGCTTCCTCCCTTTCTAGGTTTAGTGATTCGAAGTGGATCAAAACATTCTCATCCACCAACCATGTCTGGCCGCCACTTGCCTATCCAGTACACACAACGGAATTAAAAAGCTTGTTATCAAATCAAAATCTGTCAAAATAATAGCAAATTGTGGAAAAAATGACtattaaacaaacaaaattaaaaggtaGAATCCGCTGTTAAGCTGGGTTTTCCATCTTTTTTTGCCTCTGACCTAATAGGGCAAGTACAATCTATCCGGTTGTGTCCATATTACTTGATCACACAGAGAAATGGGGAGGGAGATAACAGATATGCTAGGATACCTTCACAGGCGATATCCACCTTCAAGCACCACATTCAAAAGATAAAGatgaatataaaattataaatcagGAATCTACTATCTTGACCACATTGCATTAAAAGAGCCACAAAAATTTAGATACTATATGTTCCCCCAGGAGGGAACAACTTGATAAAAAGTTAGTGCTGCCCATCACATATAAGACTTAGATTGCCAGAAAACAGTACAGAACTATATATGTGCATACAAGAAAATGTTGTGATACGTTACCAAACTAACATTTGGGCAttatgacaaattttttttaaaaaaagacatgcaaaaaaatgtgaagaaCCAATGCCGCCCTCCTATTCAATTGAATTTAACACCATTCCTAACAGGCAAAAGACATTAACGACAAAGGTGTCTTACCAGAGAGTCATCCACCTCTGTCTTTTCAACTGGTTTGTACAGCATTGCAGGCAAGGAGACCGATGTGGTTAATTTCTTTAAATCATCATCCTTTTGAACAAAACTTTTGGTGATTGACAGCCCGAGGTCACAAATAGCATGTGAATTCTGTATAAAGCACAACATCGTGCCATTGAGACATGTCAAATGCAGGTTGCCCTTACGGGCACTGGATAATGGTTACAGGACTGTAAACTAAACAGCAGAAAAAAAGGGATGAAAGTTGGATATACTTTTTCCTAACCTTCGAAATTGCGACGTCGACTATATCTTCTGagcacttgatgctttggaagataGAGATTACTGCACAGATTCTCTCCTTCTCCTTGTTGGTAATAGCTTCTGACATAACATCTTCATCCTTTTGCAACAGCATAGATAGAATTAAGCACAGTTGCCTGTAAAACACATAATGAGACATAGTACATAAGCACCAGCATAGATAGAACTAAACAGAGTGGACTGCATAACACATAATGAGACATAAAACCTAATGAGTTTAATGAATCTACATGCAGACGGTAGACCTTGCCTTGCAGCAGGTTCAATTAATgttctatttttaattttgattgttgtttCTGTCAGCAGCGTCTTCTATATACTTTATTTTAAACTGAGAACTGAAAAGATCCCAGATTGGCCAGCTACAAATTTCAGCCCCCAAGCCTGATCCAGGTTGAGTATTGAAGTGATTAAATCGCTATAAAGTGTCTAAGCCTGCCATGGCGCAAGGTCCTTTGTACAGATACCACATGTAAAAAGACAAAACAGAgcaaacccccccccccccctatcTCTCATCTAATCTCTTTAAATACAAGTTCAAGTAGGAATATTAGAACCAAAGTATTAGATTAGGTGGAATTAGACTTACTGATACAGTAGTTCATATGCTTTGACATCCTTGCATTCATCAACATTAGGACATGAATGATGCGCAAGAACATGGACCAAATACGGAAGAATGTATTCGGGATAAGATGTCAATGAATTTGCATCATTTTGCATAGACAGCTGCCGTAATTTTGCTTGTCGCTGCATTTGAATAATGTCAACTAGGTTCTGTTTCTCCTGCCATTCAGAGAAATATTAAGATTCAACGAATAAAATTTTATGATGCATGCCACATGGACAATGATAATAGGATTGACTTAGGTGTTCAGAATAAGATTGAACCAATTAGGTCAAGTCGATATACCTCTTCACATTCGAGGGGCTTGGAGCCAGTCTTGTTGAATAAGAAGGCACAAGCATACTTTACATCCAATAGCCTATCCTTTATGTAATTATGAACTTTGGTCAAAAATAGTTTCCTTGCTTGAGGAAAATGAATCTACAGGAACCCAAAGTGGGGGGGGAAGAACAGTTAACAGAAAAGCAATAACTTAAACTATAATTACCCGAGTAATATAAAGAGTTAAATGGGCCTTATCAATAGGACTGTTCACCTCAGGGGTCCTCAAGGTTAAGTGGAAGACATCAACAGGTACCTTAGAATCCCAGTACCTTGACAGACGTAGAACCGCCTTTGCAGCGGCTAGCCTTAAATGGGCCTTATCAATAGGACTGTTTAACAAAACACACTTAATTGTGAGTGAAATTCCAATTGACTACCAAAACAAGCAATACTTACTAATCAAGGCATCGAAGAAACATCAGTAAGTATACCTTGATTCTATATCTTTTGATATTTCTCCATATGATAGTATATTTCTAAGAATTCCAATAAGGTCATCGATATTAGGCCGGAGTTGAGCATCTTTGACAGGCAAGTAGCTCTTGACCAACGTCTTAATCCCATATATCTGTGGAAGAAAAAATCGCGGTGTGAATCCATGTGATATATAGATCATAATTCAGTCTccaaaggtaaacaactcccgcaCACGAGGCCCCCCAGTGGGCGGGGTCGAGCACAAGTAGGACATGCGCAGACCtcacccccacataatatgcggagaggttgttccaagaattgaaccacTTCAACTCTataatcataataaaattttaaa includes the following:
- the LOC119989104 gene encoding sister chromatid cohesion protein PDS5 homolog A-like isoform X1, which codes for MSQKLQQQLKEVGSKLETPPSSKDALIKLLKQAAASLSEIEQSQSASELEPMQPFLNSIVKPELLKHQDKDVKLLVATCICEITRITAPNAPYSNDVLKDIFHLIVGNFSGLSDTGGPSFGRRVVILETLAKYRSCVVMLDLECDDLVNKMFSTFFTVARDDHQESVLLSMQTIMILLLDESEEIREDLLFVILSVLGRNKHDISAAARRLAMNIIENCAGKLEVGIKQFLISSMSGDRPVDSQIDYHEVIYDIYRCAPQILVGVVPYLTGELLTDQLDTRLNGVRLVGDLFTLPGSSVSEAFHPIFLEYLRRLSDRVVGVRMTVLERVRSCLLTSPSRAETPQIISALCDRLLDYDENVRKQVVSVISDMACHAPDSTPVETVKLVAERLRDKSLIVKKYAMERLAEIFRTYCMRCSDGSTDPGGYYWIPGKIVRCFYDKDFRSDAIESILCGSLFPMEFSIKDRVKCWVRVFSIFDGVEVKALEKIMEQRQRLQQEMQRYLSLRQMYEDGDASEIQKKVMLCFRIMSRSFAVPSKAEENFHILDQLKDANIWKILTNFLDPSTSFQQASTSRDDLLKILGEKHRLYDFLSNLSVKCSYLLFNKEHVKEILLEAGMHKTAGHTQETQSCMDLLVILARFSPLLLSGVEEHLVTFLKDDNEITKEGILHVLARAGGTIREQLAASSSSIDLILERLCLEGTRRQAKYAVHALAAITKDDGLKSLSVLYKRLVDMLEEKTHLPAVLQSLGCIAQTAMPVFETRESEIQEFIKSKILRCHSKVEDGMQACWDDRSENCLLKIYGIKTLVKSYLPVKDAQLRPNIDDLIGILRNILSYGEISKDIESSPIDKAHLRLAAAKAVLRLSRYWDSKVPVDVFHLTLRTPEIHFPQARKLFLTKVHNYIKDRLLDVKYACAFLFNKTGSKPLECEEEKQNLVDIIQMQRQAKLRQLSMQNDANSLTSYPEYILPYLVHVLAHHSCPNVDECKDVKAYELLYQQLCLILSMLLQKDEDVMSEAITNKEKERICAVISIFQSIKCSEDIVDVAISKNSHAICDLGLSITKSFVQKDDDLKKLTTSVSLPAMLYKPVEKTEVDDSLASGGQTWLVDENVLIHFESLNLEREEAIKTEAAQDEILKDSETEGSEVPLGKIIKRLKSQGAKAGKAKMNKSLPAEENNDDVDILKMVREINFDNLDSSSKFESSNGHKHIPRPKIKSDPDHKEVGKRKASGATSIPVPKRRRSSSAHSAFRSPKSTSKASLQSSADDLRHARISPSEIDVDFQSDSENKNSMLTNMVEGTESDLLASCVRKNRSVSSKRKSKVSDFTIIGKANEDGKTDDSYASKSNVLMESDLANTTNDVKSLSGSTKKRKRRSIAGLAKCKTRKAGIDIENLTGYRIKVWWPMDKQFYEGTVKSYDPIKRKHVLLYEDGDVEVLRLDRERWNLVDNGRKSKKKPSSLKRPVSTGVLPVLAQKTSGGSRQDKKSIKIVKGKRTPKKNLKRLQKGASKSDFSEAEAKGDSDFSNSEPSPSLKSDHVKSGDTRGEHAERVDDNPTDDGESDKEVTFTSGETFEERAKVLSQIEELDGEGKSESTGKVDEPIKGSPKDAENHDAQEESISEGKEADESNEASTEADEDKLGSVEKQDMNSKKSDMELSNLPVDEDAEISDDEPLSKWTHKVGKSRSKQ
- the LOC119989104 gene encoding sister chromatid cohesion protein PDS5 homolog A-like isoform X2 — encoded protein: MSQKLQQQLKEVGSKLETPPSSKDALIKLLKQAAASLSEIEQSQSASELEPMQPFLNSIVKPELLKHQDKDVKLLVATCICEITRITAPNAPYSNDVLKDIFHLIVGNFSGLSDTGGPSFGRRVVILETLAKYRSCVVMLDLECDDLVNKMFSTFFTVARDDHQESVLLSMQTIMILLLDESEEIREDLLFVILSVLGRNKHDISAAARRLAMNIIENCAGKLEVGIKQFLISSMSGDRPVDSQIDYHEVIYDIYRCAPQILVGVVPYLTGELLTDQLDTRLNGVRLVGDLFTLPGSSVSEAFHPIFLEYLRRLSDRVVGVRMTVLERVRSCLLTSPSRAETPQIISALCDRLLDYDENVRKQVVSVISDMACHAPDSTPVETVKLVAERLRDKSLIVKKYAMERLAEIFRTYCMRCSDGSTDPGGYYWIPGKIVRCFYDKDFRSDAIESILCGSLFPMEFSIKDRVKCWVRVFSIFDGVEVKALEKIMEQRQRLQQEMQRYLSLRQMYEDGDASEIQKKVMLCFRIMSRSFAVPSKAEENFHILDQLKDANIWKILTNFLDPSTSFQQASTSRDDLLKILGEKHRLYDFLSNLSVKCSYLLFNKEHVKEILLEAGMHKTAGHTQETQSCMDLLVILARFSPLLLSGVEEHLVTFLKDDNEITKEGILHVLARAGGTIREQLAASSSSIDLILERLCLEGTRRQAKYAVHALAAITKDDGLKSLSVLYKRLVDMLEEKTHLPAVLQSLGCIAQTAMPVFETRESEIQEFIKSKILRCHSKVEDGMQACWDDRSENCLLKIYGIKTLVKSYLPVKDAQLRPNIDDLIGILRNILSYGEISKDIESSPIDKAHLRLAAAKAVLRLSRYWDSKVPVDVFHLTLRTPEIHFPQARKLFLTKVHNYIKDRLLDVKYACAFLFNKTGSKPLECEENLVDIIQMQRQAKLRQLSMQNDANSLTSYPEYILPYLVHVLAHHSCPNVDECKDVKAYELLYQQLCLILSMLLQKDEDVMSEAITNKEKERICAVISIFQSIKCSEDIVDVAISKNSHAICDLGLSITKSFVQKDDDLKKLTTSVSLPAMLYKPVEKTEVDDSLASGGQTWLVDENVLIHFESLNLEREEAIKTEAAQDEILKDSETEGSEVPLGKIIKRLKSQGAKAGKAKMNKSLPAEENNDDVDILKMVREINFDNLDSSSKFESSNGHKHIPRPKIKSDPDHKEVGKRKASGATSIPVPKRRRSSSAHSAFRSPKSTSKASLQSSADDLRHARISPSEIDVDFQSDSENKNSMLTNMVEGTESDLLASCVRKNRSVSSKRKSKVSDFTIIGKANEDGKTDDSYASKSNVLMESDLANTTNDVKSLSGSTKKRKRRSIAGLAKCKTRKAGIDIENLTGYRIKVWWPMDKQFYEGTVKSYDPIKRKHVLLYEDGDVEVLRLDRERWNLVDNGRKSKKKPSSLKRPVSTGVLPVLAQKTSGGSRQDKKSIKIVKGKRTPKKNLKRLQKGASKSDFSEAEAKGDSDFSNSEPSPSLKSDHVKSGDTRGEHAERVDDNPTDDGESDKEVTFTSGETFEERAKVLSQIEELDGEGKSESTGKVDEPIKGSPKDAENHDAQEESISEGKEADESNEASTEADEDKLGSVEKQDMNSKKSDMELSNLPVDEDAEISDDEPLSKWTHKVGKSRSKQ